A segment of the Anaerolineae bacterium genome:
GAAGAGAAAGAGCTCGCTCAATCTCTTGGAATAGAAGTCTACACCGATGCGAGCAAAGTCCTCCCCTGAAAACGCGTACCGAACCTGAAGCGTTTTCTCATTCATTCCTTGCCAAACCCTGCACCCCTCTGTATAATGCAGGCTATAACTGCCATCCCTCCCCAAGGAGATTCTCAATGGTTGCTCAGGATTTACTTGAACTGTTGCGTTGTCCGGTGTGTATCCATACGGTCGATCATCCCCTGGAGTATTATCGCGAAAGCTGGTTAATCTGCCCCGATTGTGGGCGAAAATACCCTATCAAGGAAGATATTCCCATTATGCTCATTGACGAAGGGGATAAATGGATTAATACACCCAAAGAACAACTCCCTGTTCCCCCTCCCGCTGAGTAGGATGAAGCTCGAACAACTTCTCGAGCAACTTAACAGCGGAGAAGACGAAAAGGCCGAAGAAGCGGCGCAGGCACTGGCTCAACTTGGCGAGCAAGCCATCCCTCCCCTTCTCGAACTGGCACACGCCTTCGATAGCGACCGGCGCTGGTGGGCGTTGCGTACTCTGGCGCTGATCCCTGCGCCACAAGCCAAAGCTGTGCTCATCCATGCTTTGGGAGACCCTGATATAACTGTCCGTCAGTGTGCTGCCCTGGGTCTCCGTTATCAACCGACCTTCGAAGCTGTCCCAGCCCTTCTGGAAGCGCTGGCAAGCCAGGATAAATTACTTGCCCGTCTGGCTGCAGATGCCTTGATTGCCATCGGACA
Coding sequences within it:
- a CDS encoding Protein YcaR in KDO2-Lipid A biosynthesis cluster gives rise to the protein MVAQDLLELLRCPVCIHTVDHPLEYYRESWLICPDCGRKYPIKEDIPIMLIDEGDKWINTPKEQLPVPPPAE